Within Klebsiella sp. RIT-PI-d, the genomic segment AGCATCGTTTTTTAGCGCTTACAATGTAATGGTGTTGCCGCATTGCTGCAATTATGGCGTCATAAAAATGTGTTGTGGTTCGGAATTCACCTGAAAGCGCTGTTTTACGATCGCTATCGCATTATGAAGTTACAGAGGCGACCGCGGCGCAATGGCGCGGTCGTGAGTGGGAGATCAGGAGAGGAAGTTCACGCCCTGCTTTAAGACCAGATCGCAGGCTTTGGTTTTTACTTTCTGTGCCAGCGGCGTTTCGCCAAGATTGCTCAGGTTAAGCTGCTCACCGTTTTTGGTGTTGAGCAGCCCCTGAATTCCTTCCAGGTAATTGGTATCTTCTTTTTGCTCTTGTTGGCTCAGGCCCAGCTTGTCCAGAACCTGATTCTTAATATTTTCGGTGCTGGTCACCGACGCCAGTTTCTGTTTAGCACAGTATTGCAGGATACCTGCCGCATTATTCATGGTGTCGGCACTTAATGCCTGCGTGCCGCCGTTAAGTAAGCCGCCGAGTGCTGAAAGTTGGCTCCCGTCCTGGCTGCCTAACTGGCTGGCCGCGCTGGAAAGTGAGTCCTGCCAGCTGGCGGCGTACGTGCCGGAAGAGAGGAGGGCGGCATTCAGAAGTACGCCGCTAAGCAAGATTTTTACCATTTTCATCGTCATACTCACGTTGAACAAGACTGTATTTCTCTGAGTATATCTCGCCTGTGGGGAAGAATTATCTTAATACTCTTTGCCGGTAATACGACTGCGGTAGCTTTCCCAGTTGAAAATGACCCACAGGCTATTGCCCAGCCGCATACGGTCCATGACCCGCTCACCGAGCAGTTTATTCATTTCATCCATATTGCTATTGGTCAGCATTCCGGTGGGTCGTTTAGAGGAAGAACGACGATCGACAATCTGATTAATGATCACTTTTTCATAGCGGGATTCGTTCTGCATACCAATCTCATCAATAACCAGCAGATCAACGCGACTGAGATCGTTAAGTAACTGTTCTTCACTGGTTTCGCGGTTGCCAAACGAATCTTTCATCGCCGACATAATATCAGCCACTGTAATGATCAGTACTGATTTGCCACGCAGCAGCAGTTCATTACAAATCGCCGCCGCCAGGTGATTTTTGCCGGTACCAGGCTTGCCAGAAAAAATAAAACTGGCGATGTTGCCATCAAATTCTTCGACATATTGCCGCGCTTTCGATAACGCATTCATTTGTCCTTCGCTCTCTACACGATAGTTTTCAAATGAGCAGTTTTGGTGCAGCGGCCGAATGCCGGAGCGATTAAAAGTGCGTTGCATCTTCATCGCCCGATTTTCACGTTCAATAGCGGCAGAGCGAATGTCGCCCTGCTCTTTTTGCCATGCCAGCAGTTCTTCACCCGTTTTAAAAGCGGGTTTCACGTGTGTGGGCATCACTTTCTGTAAACGCTTCAGTAATTCGCCGACGTTTTTCATGTTCAACCTCTGAAACCGGGGGGGATATGATCGTCTGGTTCACTCAGGCTATTGATATCACGTTTTACTGTTCCACCACTACTGGCCCGGCTTATTTGCACGCTGCGCGCCAGTTTTTGCTGCCACTGGACGTGATGAAAAACTTTGCCTTCGGCCTGCCAGTAGGCGGTAAATGAGGCCAACTCTTCTGCCGTGACCGGCTGCGACAGGGCAATACCCCACAATGCGGCCAGACGTTGAAAATCGCCGTCCGGCTGCCAGCCGGGATACATGGCAAATTTACCCATCGGCACGGCGATGGGGGCGGCAGGTGGCTCCTCGTAGAAGCGTTCATCAAGGGTGACATCACTGCCGGGACGAGCCAGCTTCGCTTCCAGCGCCAGTAACTGCGCCAGACGAGCAGGGGAGAGCGCATAAAATGCCGGTGCATTGTTAGCAAATACCGCGACGGCCTGGCCTTCTGACTGGGCCAGAACGCTGGCGTAATTCTGCAAAAAGGCATCGATACCGATGACATCAGGCGTCAAGATTCTGGAAGACATACGCTATCTCAATACTAAAAAAGGGCGATGAGGGTAATAATGACACATAGTAACACAGTGCATGGAATGGCTGGCAGGCGGGAAAAGGATAAAAAAAGCGTACCGAAGTACGCTTATGTTGGCGATGAGATAACGGCCTCAGGCGACGATATTCAGCGTCACGTCAATGTTACCACGAGTTGCATTAGAGTAAGGGCAGACGATATGCGCGGCATCAACCAGCTTTTTCGCTTCGGCCTGATCCATACCTGGCAGGTGGATAGTCAGTGTGGCTTCAATCCCAAAACCGGTTGGTAGCGGACCAATTCCCACTTCACCTTCAACGAAAGCATCTTTAGGCATGGCGATTTTATCGCGACCCGCCACAAACTTCATGGCACCGAGGAAACAGGCGGAATAGCCTGCGGCAAACAGCTGCTCAGGGTTGGTCGCTTCAGCACCTGCACCACCCATCTCTTTGGGAACGCCCAGCTTAACGTCCAGAAAACCGTCGGATGAGGTGGCACGGCCATCACGACCCCCGGTGGCTTTGGCTTTGGCGGTATAAACGACTTTTTCTAAAGACATAGCAGGTTCCTTATATTGTTTACTATAAAATAGCGTGCGATTTAAATAGCCCATGATTAGGCTAATAACAGAAATCAGAGGCGCTGTAATTGTTTACGAAGATCGTCAAGCTGCTGCTTAAGGGTTGCCAGCGAATCAGCCTCGCAGGCCAGCGCGCAGCCCACTGAATCCGGAATGGTCAGTGCCTGCTGCTGCAGGGCCTGTCCGCTCTCACTTAACGTCACCCGTACCTGACGCTCATCCTGATGGGAACGCTGGCGTAGCAGCAGACCTGCGGCCTCCAGTCGCTTCAGCAGCGGCGTGAGCGTGGCGGAATCCAGGAATAGCTTTTCACCAATCTCCGATACGCTGACGTCATCTCTTTCCCATAGTACCAGCATGACCAGATATTGTGGATAGGTCAGATTAAGCGGTGCCAGCAACTGTCGATAGAGCTTATGCAGCGCCAGATTAGTAGAGTAAAGCGCGAAGCAAAGCTGGTTATCCAGATGCAGTGGCGCGTCCAAAGGCGAAGCTAACTGTTTTTTCATATGCTCAATATAGATAGCACACAATTTAATTGCAAGCGATTATAAATGCCTGTGGGCCGCCATTACACGCGAGGACGTTTTCGATAGAGCCACAGACCGGGGAGTGACAACCCAATGGAAAGTGCGCCGACAATAGAGGATGCTTTCAGAAAATGCGTCAGCAGCATGATCATCAACGTTTCTGAGTAGCCAAAATGGCTAATTTTGACGGCAGAAACCATCGCAGTATAGGCCGCAATACCGGGGAA encodes:
- a CDS encoding MarR family winged helix-turn-helix transcriptional regulator, which translates into the protein MKKQLASPLDAPLHLDNQLCFALYSTNLALHKLYRQLLAPLNLTYPQYLVMLVLWERDDVSVSEIGEKLFLDSATLTPLLKRLEAAGLLLRQRSHQDERQVRVTLSESGQALQQQALTIPDSVGCALACEADSLATLKQQLDDLRKQLQRL
- a CDS encoding organic hydroperoxide resistance protein, producing the protein MSLEKVVYTAKAKATGGRDGRATSSDGFLDVKLGVPKEMGGAGAEATNPEQLFAAGYSACFLGAMKFVAGRDKIAMPKDAFVEGEVGIGPLPTGFGIEATLTIHLPGMDQAEAKKLVDAAHIVCPYSNATRGNIDVTLNIVA
- the dnaT gene encoding primosomal protein DnaT, with product MSSRILTPDVIGIDAFLQNYASVLAQSEGQAVAVFANNAPAFYALSPARLAQLLALEAKLARPGSDVTLDERFYEEPPAAPIAVPMGKFAMYPGWQPDGDFQRLAALWGIALSQPVTAEELASFTAYWQAEGKVFHHVQWQQKLARSVQISRASSGGTVKRDINSLSEPDDHIPPGFRG
- the dnaC gene encoding DNA replication protein DnaC, producing MKNVGELLKRLQKVMPTHVKPAFKTGEELLAWQKEQGDIRSAAIERENRAMKMQRTFNRSGIRPLHQNCSFENYRVESEGQMNALSKARQYVEEFDGNIASFIFSGKPGTGKNHLAAAICNELLLRGKSVLIITVADIMSAMKDSFGNRETSEEQLLNDLSRVDLLVIDEIGMQNESRYEKVIINQIVDRRSSSKRPTGMLTNSNMDEMNKLLGERVMDRMRLGNSLWVIFNWESYRSRITGKEY
- a CDS encoding DUF2501 domain-containing protein translates to MKMVKILLSGVLLNAALLSSGTYAASWQDSLSSAASQLGSQDGSQLSALGGLLNGGTQALSADTMNNAAGILQYCAKQKLASVTSTENIKNQVLDKLGLSQQEQKEDTNYLEGIQGLLNTKNGEQLNLSNLGETPLAQKVKTKACDLVLKQGVNFLS